The following coding sequences lie in one Ctenopharyngodon idella isolate HZGC_01 chromosome 11, HZGC01, whole genome shotgun sequence genomic window:
- the usp48 gene encoding ubiquitin carboxyl-terminal hydrolase 48 isoform X4: MCVTVKMAPRLQLEKAAWRWAEAVKPEDITHEHIELAYRIAVPACKRGACRRNCKGNPNCLVGIGEQSWLGEIDENTFHNIDDPNSERRDKNTFVGLTNLGATCYVNTFLQVWFHNLELRRALYRFQNSRAEGHNTDSDYEPRTICEHLQYLFALLQNSNRRYIDPSGLVKALGLDTGQQQDAQEFSKLFLSLLEDTLSKQKDPHLQNVIQQQFCGQFSYVTVCNKCGRESPLPSRFYELELNIQGHKNLTECVTEFLKEEKLDGDNRYYCESCQSKQNATRRIKLQSLPRTINFQLMRFVFDRQSGHKKKLNTFISFPEVLDMGPFLEGKEEKCTYELSAVLIHRGVSAYSGHYIAHVRDAHTNDWYKFNDEEIEKMEGKKLQLGVEEDIAETGKSQTRKPKCSKGYHCSRNAYMLVYKQQTEEIDQTESNVEVPVFLQKLVDQDNKKFEEWCNEMADMRKQSVDKGKAKHEEVKELYELLPAEDGQSYEFVPLEWLKKWLDDSTAIKEIDNSQFLCSHGKLHPDKIGEAKRISLKAANLLFGRYGGGPRLDRSYLCRDCVTQRCRVIRLKNQLNEDYKEVTNLAKASLKSDELGFWIGKASLRSWRQLALDQLEEDEEETKHNNSKINGEKSSSPGAKADGVKGDTDDRDGEEMKNFNEDILCYHGGLSILENDRRLVSAEVWNKLRMYFPKAPEFTQHHEPCQQCMVTN; the protein is encoded by the exons ATGTGTGTAACTGTCAA AATGGCTCCTCGGTTGCAGCTGGAAAAAGCTGCTTGGCGGTGGGCAGAGGCAGTAAAACCAGAGGACATCACACATGAACATATCGAGTTAGCTTATAGGATCGCAGTGCCGGCGTGCAAAAGAGGGGCATGCAG gaggaactgtaaaggGAATCCTAATTGTCTAGTCGGTATTGGGGAACAATCATGGTTAGGAGAAATTGATGAAAATACCTTCCACAACATTGATGACCCAAATTCAGAAAGACGAGATAAG AACACATTTGTGGGCCTGACGAACCTTGGCGCCACATGTTACGTGAACACTTTCCTCCAGGTGTGGTTCCACAATCTGGAGCTCCGCAGAGCCTTATATCGATTTCAAAATTCCAGAGCTGAAGGACACAACACGGATTCAG ATTATGAGCCACGGACGATATGCGAACATCTCCAGTATCTGTTTGCATTGCTACAGAACAGCAACAGACGGTATATCGACCCCTCAGGGCTGGTGAAGGCTCTTGGGCTCGACACAGGGCAACAGCAG gaTGCTCAGGAATTCTCCAAACTCTTCCTATCACTTCTTGAAGACACACTTTCAAAGCAGAAGGACCCACATCTCCAAAATGTCATCCAACAGCAGTTCTGTGGACAGTTCTCTTATGTTACCGT ATGCAACAAATGTGGACGTGAGTCTCCTCTACCATCACGATTTTATGAGCTGGAGCTGAACATTCAAGGACATAAAAACCTCACGGAGTGTGTTACAGAGTTTTTGAAG GAGGAGAAGCTGGATGGTGATAATCGTTACTATTGCGAGAGCTGTCAGAGTAAACAGAACGCCACCCGTCGGATCAAGCTCCAGAGTCTTCCCCGCACAATCAACTTTCAGCTCATGCGATTTGTTTTTGATAG GCAAAGTGGTCATAAGAAGAAACTTAACACCTTCATTAGTTTTCCAGAAGTTCTTGACATGGGGCCGTTTTTGGAAGGAAAAG AAGAGAAGTGCACGTATGAGCTCAGCGCCGTGTTGATTCATCGTGGCGTGAGCGCATACTCTGGTCACTACATTGCCCACGTAAGAGATGCCCACACAAATGACTGGTACAAATTCAATGATGAGGAGATTGAGAAAATGGAGGGCAAGAAACTTCAGCTGGGCGTTGAGGAAGACATTG CCGAGACAGGCAAGTCTCAAACCCGAAAGCCAAAATGTAGCAAAGGCTATCACTGTTCGAGGAACGCATACATGTTAGTGTACAAACAGCAGACAGAAGAGATTGACCAAACAGAATCTAACGTTGAAGTACCAG tttttctccAGAAGCTAGTTGACCAGGACAACAAGAAGTTTGAGGAGTGGTGTAATGAGATGGCAGACATGCGAAAGCAGAGCGTTGACAAAGGCAAAGCCAAACATGAGGAGGTGAAGGAGCTCTACGAATTGTTACCCGCGGAAGACG GCCAGTCATATGAGTTTGTGCCTCTGGAGTGGCTGAAGAAATGGCTTGATGACTCCACGGCCATCAAGGAAATTGACAACAGCCAATTCCTGTGCTCCCATGGCAAACTGCACCCAGACAAGATTGGCGAGGCCAAAAGAATATCCTTGAAGGCTGCCAATCTCCTTTTTGGCCGCTACGGAGGAGGACCCAGACTAGACC GGTCATACCTTTGCAGAGACTGTGTCACTCAGCGATGTCGGGTGATCAGACTGAAAAACCAGCTAAATGAAGATTACAAAGAGGTCACAAATCTTGCCAAAGCCTCTTTGAAAAG TGATGAATTAGGGTTCTGGATTGGTAAGGCATCTCTAAGGAGCTGGAGACAATTGGCATTAGACCAGCtagaggaggatgaggaggaaaccaaacacaacaacagcaaaatTAACGGAGAGAAAAGCAGCAGCCCAGGAGCTAAAG CTGATGGAGTTAAAGGAGATACCGATGACAGGGACGGTGAAGAGATGAAGAACTTTAATGAAGACATTCTCTGTTATCATG GTGGTCTGAGTATACTAGAGAATGACAGACGGCTGGTTTCTGCAGAGGTGTGGAATAAACTGCGGATGTATTTCCCCAAAGCACCAGAGTTCACGCAACATCACGAGCCCTGTCAGCAGTGCATGGTAACAAATTGA